The window GACGGAGGAGAAGCAAATCAAAGCTTCCCAGTTTTATGCagtttgtaaatgaaaaaagcaacaaaCCTGCAAGAAATTATGTTCAGAAAGCAGCTGCATTTATTCTTGGTGTCAACAGTAGGTTTTGCTATTTAACTTCAATACTTTGTGAATTCCTGCTGCTGTACCAAAAACATGAAGTAATGAAGTCTTATTTTCTTACTGTTTAATCAcatattttctgatttgaatcataattttgatcattttaggCCATATTAATGCTATGACTCActgatgaaaacactgaacactaatgcatttgagaagtttggcGTATTTTGCTGAATAACTCATCAAAGCAATTTAACATATGAAAGTCAATGTTAAAAGCagcaaaactatgaaaaactaAACTTTCTTCTGTACATTTTGTAGTTGCAGCCTTAGAGACACAACCCCATCCTTTCACATAATTATCCATGTTGCTTACAGTGTGAACACAGCCTTGACACAGCATGTGACCTCTCGGCCAGTTCCCTTTAATATGGGTCCATTTACACAACCTCTAACAGTCCCTCTATGGAACCATCACACTGACTTCCTCCTCTTGCCAAACACATTGTTAATGAGCTTGGCCATAGACTTAGACCCGCTGTAGCGGCGTCGGTCGGCACGATACTTCAGGTGGTCCATGACCTGCCGGATGAGCTGGGTGAAGAGGCCGGCGATGTCCTGGTAGCTCTCGGCTGCTGAGACCTCCTGGAAGTGACAGTGGTTCTCCTGTGCGAGGCAGCGGCCTTCGTCCTCTCGCACCTGCCGGGCGTGACACAGGTCCTGCTTGTTACCCaccagacagacaggaaccCCCACCTCCCTGAAACAGAGACATACTCTTCTGATTAATGTGGACTGCTGAAAAAAACCTAGAATCAACCTCATATGTGTCTTTCAGTATTTTCAATTTTACAGGGAAAAAACTCTCTGGTACCAAGAAGTTTAAgtattttgtttagtttattttggtCACTTTCAACTTATACAACTCAAATacacatgtaaataaattataaataataatcagtCATTACTTTTGAAGCAATGACAAACCAAAGCAAGTTTATACTGACTGAAAATGTGTCAGCTGAAGACTATGATTATTACacttttttacattcattattttgtacAGATCCCTTTATATTTATAcactaaaaatgaaagaaagaagaggttATATAGCACTTATATAGAGAGGTAAATAGCACTTCTACTGGACCGTATCTGTTTTAAAAACTTgctataaacttttttttacctgtgcaaatttgtaattttatgCTTCATACTTTAAATTCTCAGACTGTATAGTATCCTAGCTCTACTTTACATCTCTCATGTATTCTTCaagaataattattttcattatcaatgaatctgtcagttattttatcaattaatcaattagttgttgatgaaagaaaattatgaaaaatgttacTGATTCCTAAAgcctaaatgtgtgtttaaaagtcttcttttgtcctgactAGTAACCCacaaccaaagatattcagtttaaaggatcagtgtgtaagatttagtgccatctagtggtgaggttgcagactgcaaccaactggacacctcccctccccctccccctcctcttccaagcatgtaggagaacctatggtggttGCGAAACACATGAAGGGCCCGCTCACAGCcattgtttggtttgtccgttttGGACTACTGTACAtgaacatggcggtgcaacatggcgagctccgtggaagaggacctgctccctatgtagacataaagggctcattctaatgTAACGAAAatacaatgattcttattttcagttgattatacactgataaaaacatacttatgaatattatattccatttctgccaagttcaTTCCTCTAGAACGCTAGaacatactgcacctttaagactaaagaaaccaggaaatatgaACTTTTGaaaattttatataaaaatatcaccAGAAACTGATAAAACAGGATCTCTGATTCTCTAATCCACCAATTCTCCACTTTCTAAGACCCAGCAGTGACTTGTAGGATAGCAAGGCTCCCCTCTGTCTACACTCTCATTCACGTCGTAATAAAATACCCTCACTGTGATGCTTCTGACCCTTTGCAGTTGTCCGTGCGTGCCTCTCGAATCTGCTGCAGGATGTTCTTGGCGTTGATGAAGGAAGTGCGGTCGCTGATATTGTAGACCACCACAAAACCGTCTGCCCAGTCCACTGGCTCCTCCAGTATACACCTGGCCTCTGAGCTCTGCCAAGGACAACACATGAATTTACTCCTGAATATATTCTGTACGgcttgttttgttcttttagaAGTTATTAACTAATCAACAAGAGGTTTAGACCAGCTACTTGGCAGTTTGGTACTTTTGGTCACCGTCAGCTTTGGgaatcaaatatataaatgctaaatagggggacttgaACCagcattaaaggacgggttgtatttaaatgtgtatttaaaagtttatttgaggctaatatgaagcttcagctgtccaaatgagtcaaatcaagtagatatcttccaggatttcagtctttttagtgccagagtccctctttttgttactatacttccaccgcagctcaacagggaaacactgtccgaggaaacacaaaaagggtttacagtttacagtctttttgatgctaaaaaaacgTGGCagatgtggcagatatccacttgatgtgactaactcagactgctgaagcctcatataagcttcagataaacttttaaatgtatttttttaacacaaaatgactgtgtgaacacactgtggattttggccctcgtcacttacattgaaagcacatttcaaggggatcttttaacagccagtatgaacaggaggaatgattacagcgacgaaaacctctttcagtgttcatatggggacctgactgttgttttaagacagaattgaaaaattgtgaacctatcctttaagtggCAAAGCATATGCTGAGAATGATTTTAACTAATATAAGgacaaattttaaaattaacaacacaaagatttttttttttatttcctaaaatatgtgacaatgtaaaataaattacttcTTATTGGAAGGCAGAATACGTCATATGGTCGTATGGCCCCTATACACAGTTTAACCACTCTTCTAAATCAGCGTGGGACATATATTAAACTGccggtaaccatagcaacattacTTCTGCTTGTTGCTATGTTACCAGATTATTCCAGCTGCTGAAGCGGACTTAACCATGAGTTTAACTGAccacaaacaaacttttaaagatGGCAATCGTTACAAaacataccttttttttttcttgatggtCCTTATTATAATGCACAGCAACACGTTCTGATACAGAAAATAACGGACTTGGTCAACAACTAGTGCATTATTTTCTCATGTAGGACACTTTGTTGTGTTCTTTATCTCACTAATCTGCCCGAGCAACATTTCTTATAGTTAATTCTGTTCAAAAAGGTGATTCAGCTTTAATTTATGACATATCAGGAATATATTCAAGCTAGAACCTCACAGTATTCACTACATTACCttctgtatgtactgtatggtAAGTATACTGTGTATTACACTTCTTCCAGAGCTGTTTTTACTGCTGTTCTTCCCTGAACAACATGTGCAGAACAAGAATAGGAAGAAGTTTTAGTGACCTTGAGGAGAGGTAAACAGTGCAGGAGGGACGAGGAGCCCGAGGACATGTCTGAGCCCTCGACACTGTAAAAACCCACTCATCCTTCTCGCTTTATTGACTCCACAGTTTCTTTGTGCACCATAGGTCAGAAGAGCAGGACATCGACAGTGTTACAGTGAGTTTAACCGATAAACACAATGACCAGCTCTTGTTCTGCTGAGCCTGAGGGTATTCCAATAAAACACTAACTTTGTAGTAAAAGTCCTCTTTGGTCTTGTTAAAGGAGAAGTAGGCAGGTTGGTGTGGCTCTTTTCTTCAAAGACACAGCCATTGCCACACATCGCCTCGGGATACTCTCATAAATCCCCTTGGATTCCCGACTTTATGTGCAGGACGAATCGTACACGTGCCGACCCAAGGTAAATATCTGACCACAGTTCATTCCAGGTCATGAGCGTGAACCGCTGTTTTCCCGGCAGCCTGGAGTCGGTCCAGTGTTTTACTGTTGTTATGTGAGACCCTTGTAGCTCCAGAACCAGACATTACTATGTTTTTGCCAAAGAGTTTTATCATATTTGGTGGATTGAGAAAATTCTACCATACTTGGGCTTTAAAAAGTCTTTCAACAACAGTGGATAAACTGAAAGATAACGCTAATTATGGGAGAGCTTCACTTGGCCCTCGACTAGCTGGAGATGGCAGGCTTTTCCTCAACAGTGAGGATTTGTAGACATTTTATATTGGCAATGATGTCATCATAGGgaaaattaatgttaattaatgtggaGATCTGGCCTCTAACTGTTGACAATCATTCAAACTGTATATTAAATTTACCTTCATAAGGATTACTTTGGTGTACACTAGGTTCTTGGAAAACGTCAGTCAGATACTCGTTGgttaaacatactgtactgtgttCCTTTTTAGGGTCAACCATGCACGCAAGGCAGGAAGCACTGAGTACATTTCCACCCCCATCTGATGCAATGTAAGAGGAAACAAAGAACTCTGGGCTCTGCTT is drawn from Thunnus thynnus chromosome 5, fThuThy2.1, whole genome shotgun sequence and contains these coding sequences:
- the LOC137183459 gene encoding ras-related and estrogen-regulated growth inhibitor-like protein, with translation MNDIKLALLGSQGAGKSAVLVRFLTRRFIGEYASNANSLYHKRLSIDGRQLNLEVFDPCSQSSEARCILEEPVDWADGFVVVYNISDRTSFINAKNILQQIREARTDNCKGEVGVPVCLVGNKQDLCHARQVREDEGRCLAQENHCHFQEVSAAESYQDIAGLFTQLIRQVMDHLKYRADRRRYSGSKSMAKLINNVFGKRRKSV